One genomic region from Chlamydia poikilotherma encodes:
- the acpP gene encoding acyl carrier protein — MSLEDDVKSIIVEQLGVDANEVSESSSFIEDLNADSLDLTELIMTLEEKFNFEISEQDAEKLRTVGDVIMYIKTRQG; from the coding sequence ATGAGTTTAGAAGATGATGTAAAGTCAATTATTGTTGAGCAGCTTGGCGTAGATGCAAATGAAGTAAGTGAAAGTTCTTCATTTATTGAAGATCTTAATGCTGATAGTTTAGACTTAACAGAGTTGATAATGACTTTGGAAGAAAAGTTTAACTTTGAAATTTCAGAGCAAGATGCAGAGAAATTACGTACTGTAGGTGACGTCATTATGTATATTAAGACACGTCAGGGTTAG
- a CDS encoding cyclic nucleotide-binding domain-containing protein — protein MNLIDRAFLLKKNPIFNSLDMDVLLAISDKTEIMIFKPGVKIFSTEEPSFSLYIIVEGYVKITDNNSSLSVTISSQDCFGEESLFSNKLREYNAEAITQVRTLILSKGQFLSIVEECPSVALSLLELYAKQITFRHPSS, from the coding sequence ATGAATCTAATTGACCGCGCCTTCCTTCTAAAGAAGAATCCTATTTTTAATTCTTTAGATATGGATGTTCTCCTCGCTATTTCAGATAAAACAGAGATTATGATTTTCAAACCCGGGGTAAAGATCTTCTCAACAGAAGAACCCAGCTTCAGCTTGTATATTATAGTAGAAGGTTATGTTAAAATTACTGATAACAACTCCTCTTTATCGGTTACGATTTCGTCACAGGATTGTTTTGGGGAGGAAAGTTTATTTAGTAATAAACTTCGAGAATATAACGCCGAAGCTATAACTCAAGTACGCACGCTAATCTTAAGCAAAGGACAGTTTCTTAGTATTGTTGAAGAATGCCCCTCTGTTGCCCTGTCACTTCTAGAACTCTACGCAAAGCAAATCACTTTTAGACATCCTTCATCATAG
- a CDS encoding dicarboxylate/amino acid:cation symporter, with the protein MRKKIAKSNYNLLLLGSMLIGLVLASLNSPLIFQSAEIISGIFLKLLRFLSLPLVFFAIGATITSIKNFQIMLSLGRKILYYTLLTTIIAATIGLGLFIIIYPVMPLEGNLETSSTACSTGYLQVLSNTIPGNILEPFIDNNVISATFLAALLGIASLFLPEKQKDFTQTLFSTFFSILLNIAKGVLKLLAPATLAFSILFYKEVTQSQGNLVIFSKYLLCVVGANLIQGFIVLPWLLKANKLSPLKIVRKMSPALVTAFFSKSSASTLPLTMELAEEELKIKPSLSRLAFPLCSVINMNGCAAFILITVLFVGISNGLSFSLFSMIGWIFIATLCAIGNAGVPMGCFFLASSLITSMHIPLHLLGLILPFYTILDMIETSLNVWSDCCVVSVTDKHFSDKFVELE; encoded by the coding sequence ATGAGAAAGAAAATCGCAAAATCGAATTATAATCTCCTACTACTGGGAAGCATGTTAATAGGGCTGGTTCTAGCCTCCCTTAATTCCCCCTTAATTTTTCAAAGTGCAGAAATTATATCAGGAATTTTTTTAAAACTGTTAAGGTTTTTAAGTCTTCCTCTAGTATTTTTTGCTATCGGAGCAACGATTACATCAATTAAAAATTTTCAGATAATGTTGTCTCTGGGAAGAAAAATACTATACTATACACTACTCACTACAATTATAGCTGCCACAATTGGCCTAGGATTATTTATTATTATCTATCCTGTTATGCCTTTAGAAGGGAATTTAGAAACATCTTCAACCGCATGTTCAACCGGATATCTTCAAGTATTGTCAAATACTATTCCTGGGAATATTCTAGAGCCATTTATAGATAATAATGTTATCTCAGCTACATTTTTAGCTGCTTTACTAGGAATTGCCTCCCTATTTCTTCCTGAAAAACAAAAAGATTTTACTCAGACCCTATTTTCAACATTCTTTTCTATACTTTTGAATATTGCTAAAGGCGTTCTTAAATTACTCGCTCCGGCCACACTGGCTTTCTCTATTCTCTTCTATAAGGAAGTCACACAAAGTCAAGGAAACTTAGTTATCTTTAGCAAGTACCTTCTTTGCGTAGTGGGAGCCAATCTAATCCAAGGGTTTATTGTTTTGCCATGGCTTTTGAAAGCAAATAAGCTTTCACCCTTGAAAATTGTCAGGAAAATGTCTCCGGCATTAGTTACAGCATTTTTTTCAAAATCTTCAGCCTCCACTCTCCCTCTAACGATGGAATTAGCTGAAGAGGAACTGAAAATTAAACCCTCGTTATCAAGACTAGCCTTCCCTCTATGTTCTGTTATCAATATGAACGGTTGTGCCGCCTTTATTTTAATTACGGTGCTCTTTGTAGGAATATCTAACGGCCTTAGTTTTTCTTTATTTTCGATGATTGGTTGGATATTCATTGCAACGTTATGTGCGATTGGCAATGCCGGAGTGCCTATGGGATGCTTCTTTCTTGCATCTTCTTTGATCACTTCGATGCATATCCCGCTACATTTATTGGGATTAATTCTTCCCTTCTACACTATATTAGACATGATCGAAACATCATTAAATGTATGGTCCGATTGCTGCGTTGTTAGTGTGACAGACAAGCACTTTTCAGATAAATTTGTTGAACTAGAGTAA
- a CDS encoding sodium-dependent transporter, with amino-acid sequence MNKNQTQFSSRLGFIFSMMGIAVGAGNIWRFPRIAAQNGSGAFILIWLLFLFIWSIPLIIIELSLGKLTKKAPIGTLIKTAGPKYAWLGGFVTLVTTCILAYYSNIVGWGLSYFYYSISGKIYSGNNFSQLWETHYQSSFPLLFHFLSLFLAYMIIRKGIVQGIEKCNKILIPSFFVCTLVLLLRAVTLPNAVQGIKQLFTFDFASLSSYKLWLEALTQNAWDTGAGWGLLLVYSGFASKKTGVVSNGALTAISNNLVSLIMGIIVFATCSSLDILGTTQLQQGAGSSSIGIAFIYLPELFTRIPGSTYLPAIFSSIFFLAFAMAALSSMISMLFLLSQTLSEFGIKKHVAESSATIIAFILGVPSSLSLAVFANQDTVWGIGLIINGLIFIYAAISYGLTHLKKKIINAVPGDIHLNKTFDSMVKYLLPIEGIVLLLWYFYEGLFPEDGYWWNPISIYSLSSLILQWSIGLIILWSLNKKISKRFSFYNLEN; translated from the coding sequence ATGAACAAAAATCAGACACAATTCTCTTCAAGACTAGGTTTTATTTTCTCTATGATGGGAATAGCTGTTGGTGCTGGAAATATCTGGCGTTTCCCTAGAATTGCAGCACAAAATGGTAGTGGGGCCTTTATTTTGATTTGGCTTCTATTCCTATTTATCTGGTCAATTCCACTGATTATTATAGAGCTTTCTCTAGGGAAATTAACTAAAAAAGCCCCTATAGGCACCTTAATTAAAACAGCGGGGCCTAAATACGCATGGTTAGGAGGATTTGTTACTTTAGTAACAACGTGTATTTTAGCCTACTACTCTAATATCGTTGGATGGGGTCTGAGCTATTTTTACTACTCAATTTCTGGGAAAATTTACTCTGGAAATAATTTTTCCCAATTATGGGAAACTCATTATCAAAGCTCTTTCCCACTACTATTTCATTTCTTATCTCTATTTTTAGCCTATATGATTATTCGTAAAGGTATTGTACAGGGTATTGAGAAATGTAATAAAATTCTTATCCCCTCATTCTTTGTCTGTACTCTGGTACTACTCCTTAGAGCAGTGACTCTTCCTAACGCCGTTCAAGGAATCAAACAACTTTTTACTTTTGATTTCGCCTCTCTTTCTAGTTATAAGTTATGGTTAGAAGCTCTAACACAAAACGCTTGGGATACAGGAGCTGGATGGGGATTGCTCCTAGTATATTCTGGATTTGCTTCAAAGAAAACTGGCGTCGTTAGCAATGGAGCTCTTACTGCTATATCGAATAACTTGGTTTCCCTAATTATGGGAATTATTGTATTTGCCACATGCTCTTCTTTAGATATTTTAGGGACCACACAATTACAACAAGGCGCGGGATCTTCAAGCATAGGCATAGCTTTTATCTATCTACCAGAACTATTTACAAGAATTCCCGGATCTACATACTTACCGGCCATTTTTAGTTCTATATTCTTTCTTGCCTTTGCTATGGCAGCCCTCTCATCAATGATTTCAATGTTATTTTTGTTATCACAAACTCTTTCGGAATTTGGAATAAAAAAACATGTAGCGGAATCTTCAGCGACAATCATAGCTTTTATTCTTGGTGTGCCTTCATCTTTAAGTCTTGCTGTATTTGCAAACCAAGATACTGTTTGGGGCATTGGATTAATTATTAACGGTCTTATTTTTATCTACGCCGCAATCAGTTACGGGCTCACACATTTAAAAAAGAAGATCATTAACGCAGTTCCAGGAGATATTCATCTCAATAAAACATTTGACTCTATGGTAAAGTATTTACTTCCTATTGAAGGAATAGTTTTACTTTTATGGTATTTTTACGAAGGGCTTTTCCCTGAAGATGGGTACTGGTGGAATCCTATATCAATATACAGTCTTTCTAGTTTGATTTTACAGTGGTCTATTGGATTAATTATTTTATGGTCATTAAATAAAAAAATTTCCAAACGCTTTTCTTTCTATAACTTAGAAAATTAA
- the incB gene encoding inclusion membrane protein IncB produces MSTTSVSSPNQAQNQEGSLDRVLLSFNGKINDLNRKVEGIESKINQMDRVSSLALTTGNNVATDLFLLRDEVDKLKECLTAVTGLLTQPGFSGIPGATPRSEGTSYIIGRTPPSTCSKLMALALTILALIAIAILIICIVAVCGGFPVFISLLNMYTVGACISLPIISCAAVSLMILCSLSISSLLRSKPAIYMINNSQIGS; encoded by the coding sequence ATGTCAACAACATCAGTATCTTCACCAAATCAAGCACAAAATCAAGAGGGTTCACTAGATAGAGTTTTGCTGAGCTTCAATGGAAAAATAAATGATTTAAACAGGAAAGTAGAAGGCATTGAAAGCAAAATCAACCAAATGGATAGAGTTTCTTCCCTAGCCCTTACTACGGGTAATAACGTGGCGACAGATCTATTTCTTTTAAGAGATGAGGTTGACAAGCTAAAAGAATGCCTAACTGCAGTTACAGGCTTGTTAACTCAACCAGGCTTTTCAGGAATCCCCGGAGCTACGCCTCGTTCAGAAGGCACCAGTTACATAATAGGACGCACACCCCCTTCTACCTGCTCTAAACTTATGGCCTTAGCGTTAACAATTTTAGCTTTAATTGCTATCGCTATACTTATTATTTGTATCGTTGCTGTTTGCGGTGGTTTTCCAGTATTCATTTCTCTACTTAACATGTACACAGTTGGCGCTTGTATATCTCTACCTATTATTTCATGTGCCGCAGTTTCACTCATGATTCTCTGCTCACTGTCTATCAGCTCTTTATTAAGAAGCAAACCTGCAATCTATATGATCAATAATTCTCAAATAGGATCTTAA